A window of the Cystobacter fuscus genome harbors these coding sequences:
- a CDS encoding D-2-hydroxyacid dehydrogenase yields MNVEHLLVLAEPSSSAVSSLRRLAPGLRLTIGLSEEQLAPAIEQAQVLLLGAQKKEVLRALLPRARSLRWIHALSAGVENLLFEELIQSPLPLTNSKGVYSGSLGEFALAAMLFFAKDLRRLVRQQHEARWEQFSPVELRGKTLGILGYGDIGRAVAERARPFGMRILACRRQPSRSAGDTLVDELFPLERRHEMIAASDYLLLALPHTSGTNRLMGESELGAMKPGAVLINIGRGGTVDEQALVKALEEGRLRGAALDVFETEPLPPGHAFWRLDNVLLSPHCADQTPTWREDAVALFLKNLERFEKGEPLLNIVDKVAGY; encoded by the coding sequence ATGAACGTCGAACACCTGCTGGTCCTCGCGGAGCCCTCGTCCTCCGCCGTGTCCTCTCTGCGGCGGCTGGCGCCGGGCCTGCGCCTCACCATCGGCCTCTCCGAGGAGCAGCTGGCCCCGGCCATCGAGCAGGCCCAGGTGTTGCTGCTGGGCGCGCAGAAGAAGGAAGTGCTGCGCGCGCTGCTGCCACGGGCCCGCTCCCTGCGGTGGATCCACGCGCTCTCCGCCGGGGTGGAGAACCTCCTCTTCGAGGAGCTCATCCAGAGTCCCCTCCCCCTCACCAACTCCAAGGGCGTCTACAGCGGTTCGCTCGGCGAGTTCGCCCTGGCCGCGATGTTGTTCTTCGCCAAGGATCTGCGCCGCCTGGTGCGCCAGCAGCACGAGGCGCGCTGGGAACAGTTCTCACCCGTGGAGCTGCGCGGAAAGACCCTGGGCATCCTCGGGTATGGGGACATCGGCCGCGCGGTGGCGGAACGGGCCAGGCCCTTCGGTATGCGCATCCTGGCCTGTCGGCGCCAGCCGTCGCGCAGCGCGGGGGACACGCTCGTGGACGAGCTGTTTCCCCTCGAGCGCAGGCACGAGATGATCGCCGCCTCGGACTACCTGCTGCTCGCCCTGCCCCACACGTCCGGAACGAATCGGCTGATGGGTGAGTCGGAGCTCGGCGCCATGAAGCCGGGTGCCGTGCTCATCAACATCGGCCGCGGCGGCACCGTGGACGAACAGGCGCTGGTGAAGGCCCTGGAAGAAGGACGCCTGCGCGGAGCCGCGCTGGATGTCTTCGAGACCGAGCCGCTGCCACCGGGACATGCCTTCTGGCGGCTCGACAACGTGCTGCTCTCACCGCACTGCGCCGATCAAACGCCCACCTGGCGCGAGGACGCCGTGGCGCTCTTCCTGAAGAACCTCGAGCGCTTCGAGAAGGGAGAGCCGCTGCTGAACATCGTCGACAAGGTGGCGGGCTACTGA
- a CDS encoding MarR family winged helix-turn-helix transcriptional regulator — MHQLVALKVIALRGVHTQAQLAEQLLIDAPAASRLVDRLQEDGLVTREAGSDRRCVRLQVTNACWPEVEVLEDEVQRVDEEVAKHLSPEEMSELKRLLDKVQVALGTNTVVAEKQLAE, encoded by the coding sequence TTGCACCAACTGGTGGCCCTGAAGGTCATCGCCCTGCGGGGTGTGCACACCCAGGCGCAGCTGGCGGAGCAACTGCTCATCGACGCTCCCGCCGCGAGCCGGCTGGTGGATCGACTCCAGGAGGACGGGCTGGTGACGCGCGAGGCGGGCTCGGATCGCCGCTGTGTGCGGCTCCAGGTGACCAACGCGTGCTGGCCGGAGGTGGAGGTGTTGGAGGACGAGGTGCAGCGCGTGGACGAGGAGGTGGCGAAGCACCTGTCGCCCGAGGAGATGAGCGAGCTGAAGCGCCTGCTGGACAAGGTGCAGGTGGCGCTCGGGACGAACACGGTCGTCGCCGAGAAGCAGCTGGCGGAGTGA
- a CDS encoding efflux RND transporter permease subunit: protein MFVDFFIRRPVFAAVCSILLTLAGAVAIPTLPISQYPDLAPPQVTVTSTYVGASAEVVESAVTIPLEQEINGVEGMRYMSSTSSNDGTSVITVTFEPTRNIEVAAVDVQNRVSRASARLPSLVNQTGIVVNKASSQMLLTVGLSSPDNRYDAKFMSNYADVNLKDAIKRVRGVGEVRIFGERKFSMRLWLDPTKLASRGLTPQDVTRALQEQNLQVAAGQVGQPPSTTEQPYQMAVRAHGRLVEPEEFGEVVVQRSADGKLVRVKDLGRVEMGAENYGTLLRFNSKPGVGLAIFQLPTANALDVRDGVYRELERLSKQFPPGLEFKTGTDTTLAVRASINEVIHTLIEAIGLVILVIFLFLHGWRSVLITAITLPVSLVGTFAFVYLMGFSINTLTLFGLTLATGLVVDDAIVVIENIERLMAERGLSPFEAAREGMKEVAGAVVAISIVLVAVFVPVALFPGTTGAIYRQFALTIAASVALSTFCALTLTPALSARLLRHHHGEKWIFFRMVDKALDWTRDTYSRGLHAVLRYPLLILVAFLLCIAATGLLFRSAPTGFIPDEDQGYLIVSIQGPEGMSLAQTEKVLMDVEKVLKDQPEVITMFAIGGFSMQGNGSNYATVFTLLKPWEDRLGKEQSVAAIVERLRGPFSRIGGARVLPFQPPAIRGVGSVGGFQYIVQDNAGTRTLDDIAAATQELVMSGNEEGRLRGVFSSFNADTPLLDVEVDRQKAKALGVPVEQIFSTMQIYMGSQYVNDFNYANRTYRVYMQAEQQFRDTPEDIGSFYVRSDSGAMIPLESLVKVEPTVSAQVIRHYNLFRSAEINGQGAPGVSSGQALEAMEGLALERLPQGMSAEWTGISLEQKESGGQTAIIFGLGILFVFLVLAAQYESFTLPFVIILSVPLAIMGAIGLQLSRGYANDVFCQVGLVMLVGLASKNAILIVEFAEQLRASGKSAAEAVVEAAAVRLRPILMTSIAFLLGVVPLMTATGAGAASRNSLGTAVFGGMLVSTVVNFLFIPGLYVLMQRLRGETKPESQPHHGEPALPAPSP from the coding sequence GTGTTCGTCGACTTCTTCATCCGCAGACCCGTCTTCGCCGCCGTCTGTTCCATCCTGCTGACGCTGGCGGGGGCGGTCGCCATTCCCACCCTGCCCATCTCCCAGTACCCGGACCTGGCACCGCCCCAGGTGACCGTCACGAGCACCTACGTGGGCGCGAGCGCCGAGGTGGTGGAGAGCGCCGTCACCATTCCGCTCGAGCAGGAGATCAACGGCGTGGAGGGCATGCGCTACATGTCCTCCACGAGCAGCAATGACGGCACCAGCGTCATCACCGTCACCTTCGAGCCCACGCGCAACATCGAGGTGGCGGCCGTCGACGTGCAGAACCGCGTGAGCCGCGCCTCCGCGCGTCTGCCCTCGCTGGTGAACCAGACGGGCATCGTCGTGAACAAGGCCTCCAGCCAGATGCTCCTGACGGTGGGCCTGTCCAGCCCCGACAACCGCTACGACGCGAAGTTCATGAGCAACTACGCGGACGTGAACCTCAAGGACGCCATCAAGCGGGTGCGGGGCGTGGGCGAGGTGCGTATCTTCGGCGAGCGCAAGTTCTCCATGCGCCTGTGGTTGGATCCCACCAAGCTCGCCAGCCGCGGCCTCACGCCGCAGGACGTGACGCGCGCCCTCCAGGAGCAGAACCTCCAGGTGGCCGCGGGCCAGGTGGGCCAGCCCCCCTCCACCACCGAGCAGCCCTATCAGATGGCCGTGCGCGCCCATGGCCGGCTCGTGGAGCCCGAGGAGTTCGGTGAGGTCGTCGTCCAGCGCAGCGCGGACGGCAAGCTCGTGCGGGTGAAGGATCTCGGCCGCGTGGAGATGGGCGCGGAGAACTACGGCACGCTGTTGCGCTTCAACAGCAAGCCGGGCGTGGGCCTGGCCATCTTCCAGTTGCCCACCGCCAACGCGCTCGACGTGCGCGACGGCGTGTACCGGGAGCTGGAGCGGCTGAGCAAGCAGTTCCCCCCGGGGCTCGAGTTCAAGACGGGCACGGACACCACGCTCGCGGTGCGCGCCTCCATCAACGAGGTGATCCACACGCTCATCGAGGCCATCGGGCTCGTCATCCTCGTCATCTTCCTGTTCCTGCACGGCTGGCGCAGCGTGCTCATCACCGCCATCACCCTGCCGGTGTCGCTGGTGGGCACCTTCGCCTTCGTCTACCTGATGGGCTTCTCCATCAACACGCTCACCCTGTTCGGCCTGACGCTGGCCACGGGTCTCGTGGTGGACGACGCCATCGTGGTGATCGAGAACATCGAGCGGCTCATGGCCGAGCGGGGCCTGTCGCCCTTCGAGGCGGCGCGCGAGGGCATGAAGGAAGTGGCGGGCGCGGTGGTGGCCATCTCCATCGTGCTGGTGGCGGTGTTCGTCCCGGTGGCCTTGTTCCCGGGCACCACGGGCGCCATCTACCGTCAGTTCGCGCTCACCATCGCCGCGTCCGTGGCGCTGTCCACCTTCTGCGCCCTCACCCTGACGCCCGCCCTGAGCGCGCGCCTGCTGCGCCACCACCACGGAGAGAAGTGGATCTTCTTCCGCATGGTGGACAAGGCGCTCGACTGGACGCGTGACACGTACAGCCGCGGCCTGCACGCCGTGCTGCGCTACCCCCTGCTCATCCTCGTCGCCTTCCTCCTGTGCATCGCGGCCACGGGGCTGCTCTTCCGCTCGGCGCCCACCGGCTTCATCCCGGACGAGGACCAGGGCTATCTCATCGTCTCCATCCAGGGCCCCGAGGGCATGTCGCTCGCCCAGACGGAGAAGGTGCTCATGGACGTGGAGAAGGTGCTCAAGGATCAGCCCGAGGTGATCACCATGTTCGCCATCGGTGGCTTCTCCATGCAGGGCAACGGCTCCAACTACGCCACCGTCTTCACCCTGCTCAAGCCGTGGGAGGATCGGCTGGGCAAGGAGCAGTCCGTGGCGGCCATCGTCGAGCGGCTGCGCGGGCCGTTCAGCCGCATCGGCGGGGCGCGTGTGCTGCCCTTCCAGCCTCCGGCCATCCGCGGCGTGGGCAGCGTGGGCGGCTTCCAGTACATCGTCCAGGACAACGCGGGCACGCGCACGCTGGACGATATCGCGGCGGCCACGCAGGAGCTCGTGATGAGTGGCAACGAGGAAGGCCGGCTGCGCGGCGTCTTCAGCTCCTTCAACGCCGACACGCCGCTGCTCGACGTGGAGGTGGACCGGCAGAAGGCCAAGGCGCTCGGCGTGCCCGTGGAGCAGATCTTCAGCACGATGCAGATCTACATGGGCAGCCAGTACGTCAACGACTTCAACTACGCCAACCGCACCTACCGCGTGTACATGCAGGCCGAGCAGCAGTTCCGCGACACGCCCGAGGACATCGGCTCGTTCTACGTGCGCAGTGACAGCGGCGCGATGATTCCCCTGGAGTCGCTGGTGAAGGTGGAGCCCACGGTGTCCGCGCAGGTCATCCGGCACTACAACCTGTTCCGCTCGGCGGAGATCAACGGCCAGGGCGCGCCGGGCGTCTCCTCTGGCCAGGCGCTCGAGGCGATGGAGGGGCTGGCCCTGGAGCGGCTGCCGCAGGGCATGAGCGCGGAGTGGACGGGCATCAGCCTCGAGCAGAAGGAGAGTGGAGGCCAGACGGCCATCATCTTCGGCCTGGGCATCCTGTTCGTGTTCCTGGTGCTCGCGGCGCAGTACGAGAGCTTCACCCTGCCCTTCGTCATCATCCTGTCGGTGCCACTGGCGATCATGGGCGCCATCGGGTTGCAGCTGTCGCGGGGCTACGCCAACGACGTGTTCTGCCAGGTGGGACTGGTGATGCTGGTGGGTCTGGCGAGCAAGAACGCCATCCTCATCGTGGAGTTCGCCGAGCAGCTGCGTGCGAGTGGCAAGAGCGCGGCGGAGGCGGTGGTAGAGGCGGCGGCGGTGCGCTTGCGGCCCATCCTGATGACGTCCATCGCGTTCCTGTTGGGCGTGGTGCCGCTGATGACGGCCACGGGCGCGGGCGCCGCCTCGCGCAACTCGCTGGGCACGGCGGTGTTCGGCGGAATGCTGGTGTCCACGGTGGTCAACTTCCTCTTCATCCCCGGCCTGTATGTGTTGATGCAGCGGCTGCGGGGGGAGACGAAGCCCGAGTCCCAGCCGCACCACGGGGAGCCCGCCCTCCCTGCGCCGTCGCCCTGA
- a CDS encoding efflux RND transporter periplasmic adaptor subunit: MRLVKKGRPLKAMMMGVWGAAMLAGTVGCGGKPPAKPPPPPREVEVVRLAPGEVRDTGEYLGTLLSRQSVNVLSQVPGYVRKIHVRPGQKVEQGDALLDVDSREATAALDSARAQRASTEVNLEQARRTRARIESLYKEGLASAQELEQARAQVDALEASTRAAAAQEAQRAVQLQYNTVRAPFAGTVGDVLVRLGDFVGTTTPLTSVAQADVLEVSVAIPSERARSLRPETPLEVLDSNGQVLISSPLFFVAPQADPRTQLVEVKAAFRNTVGLRPSELVRARVIYSTRSALQLPALAVLRQSGQPFALVVSEKEGQTVVNRRPIQLGALGAMAYVVEEGLKPGDRVAVSSLQALRDGSPVKVKEPAPAAPPAQAEKQANGGGGAAGGSR; encoded by the coding sequence GTGCGACTGGTGAAGAAGGGACGCCCCCTGAAGGCGATGATGATGGGAGTCTGGGGAGCCGCGATGTTGGCGGGGACCGTGGGATGTGGTGGCAAGCCACCCGCCAAGCCGCCTCCGCCGCCGCGCGAGGTGGAGGTGGTGAGGCTGGCACCGGGCGAGGTGCGTGACACCGGGGAGTACCTGGGCACGCTCCTGTCGCGGCAGAGCGTCAACGTGCTGTCGCAGGTGCCCGGCTACGTGCGCAAGATCCACGTGCGTCCCGGCCAGAAGGTGGAGCAGGGAGACGCGCTGCTGGACGTGGACTCGCGCGAGGCGACGGCCGCGCTCGACAGCGCCCGGGCCCAGCGCGCCTCCACGGAGGTGAACCTCGAGCAGGCCCGCCGCACGCGCGCCCGCATCGAGTCGCTCTACAAGGAGGGCCTCGCCAGCGCCCAGGAGCTGGAGCAGGCGCGGGCGCAGGTGGACGCGCTGGAGGCCAGCACGCGCGCCGCGGCGGCCCAGGAGGCGCAGCGCGCGGTGCAGCTGCAGTACAACACCGTGCGCGCGCCCTTCGCCGGCACGGTGGGCGACGTGCTCGTGCGCCTGGGTGACTTCGTGGGCACCACCACCCCGCTCACCAGCGTGGCCCAGGCGGACGTGCTGGAGGTGAGCGTGGCGATCCCCTCCGAGCGCGCGCGCTCGCTGCGGCCCGAGACGCCGCTCGAGGTGCTCGACTCCAACGGGCAGGTGCTCATCTCCAGCCCCCTCTTCTTCGTGGCGCCCCAGGCGGACCCGCGCACGCAGCTGGTGGAGGTGAAGGCCGCCTTCCGCAACACCGTGGGCCTGCGCCCGAGCGAGCTGGTGCGCGCGCGTGTCATCTACTCCACGCGCAGCGCGCTGCAGCTGCCCGCGCTCGCCGTGCTGCGCCAGAGCGGCCAGCCCTTCGCGCTCGTGGTGTCGGAGAAGGAGGGGCAGACGGTGGTCAACCGCCGGCCCATCCAGCTCGGCGCGCTCGGCGCCATGGCCTATGTCGTGGAGGAAGGCCTCAAGCCGGGAGATCGTGTGGCCGTCAGCTCGCTGCAGGCGCTGCGCGACGGCTCCCCGGTGAAGGTCAAGGAGCCGGCGCCCGCGGCGCCGCCCGCCCAGGCCGAGAAGCAAGCCAACGGCGGCGGTGGTGCCGCTGGGGGCAGCCGCTAG
- a CDS encoding TolC family protein produces MTSRLALLVLALTAAPPLAAAQEPTAAPPPFQPQVNDPMLAPVEPADRRVSTWQEALALVRERSTDLRTAEANVQRAEGRWRQSLSLLLPNARLSAGVSTDLLHPGVAVGLTGAPVIPQGGQPIPTVPLASATASLTQSLVDVSAWRGLHSAEAAEKSARESLKDVQRRLTLGLARALVATVAAERSAELNRVGLLRALERAALTERSFQLGVGTQLDVVRVQQDVEIARQALISGDEQLRRTREALGLALGLPQEVGVEPTFQLQGLIEQAVSECVALESADKRSDVEAARAQLHSARDSRQQATAGYLPTLALNSNLNGYTTSDPAPATLTTWSLVAVLSVPIWEGGLRGGLVRERRSVEQQSAETLENTRRTVEVEVARAKRNVGVSESLVKTSAASRELAAKTDQLTRRAYEVGRGSSLELVQSGAALRQAELSLALREFELVQARLDAFLTEARCDW; encoded by the coding sequence ATGACCTCCCGTCTCGCCCTTCTCGTCCTCGCGCTCACCGCGGCCCCGCCCCTGGCGGCGGCGCAGGAGCCGACGGCCGCGCCCCCGCCGTTCCAACCCCAGGTGAATGACCCGATGCTGGCTCCGGTGGAGCCCGCCGACCGGAGGGTGTCGACGTGGCAGGAGGCCCTGGCGCTGGTGCGCGAGCGCTCCACGGACCTGAGGACCGCCGAGGCCAACGTGCAGCGCGCCGAGGGCCGCTGGCGTCAGTCGCTGTCGCTGCTCCTGCCCAATGCGCGCCTGAGCGCGGGCGTCTCGACGGACCTGCTCCACCCGGGCGTCGCCGTGGGCCTCACCGGCGCGCCCGTCATCCCCCAGGGGGGTCAGCCCATCCCCACGGTGCCGCTGGCGAGCGCCACGGCGTCTCTCACCCAGTCCCTGGTGGACGTGAGCGCCTGGCGCGGGCTGCACTCCGCCGAGGCCGCCGAGAAGAGCGCCCGGGAGAGCCTGAAGGACGTGCAGCGGCGCCTCACCCTGGGGCTCGCCCGCGCGCTCGTGGCCACGGTGGCCGCCGAGCGCTCGGCCGAGCTCAATCGGGTCGGCCTGCTGAGGGCCCTCGAGCGGGCGGCGCTCACCGAGCGCTCCTTCCAGCTCGGCGTGGGCACGCAGCTCGACGTGGTGCGCGTGCAGCAGGACGTGGAGATCGCCCGGCAGGCCCTCATCTCCGGAGACGAGCAACTGCGCCGCACCCGCGAGGCGCTCGGCCTCGCGCTCGGCCTGCCCCAGGAGGTGGGTGTGGAGCCCACCTTCCAGCTCCAGGGACTGATCGAGCAGGCGGTCAGTGAGTGCGTCGCCCTGGAGAGCGCGGACAAGCGCTCGGACGTGGAGGCGGCGCGCGCCCAGCTGCACTCGGCCCGGGACAGCAGGCAGCAGGCAACCGCGGGCTACCTCCCCACCCTGGCGCTCAACAGCAACCTCAACGGCTACACGACATCCGACCCGGCACCGGCGACGCTGACCACCTGGAGCCTCGTCGCCGTGCTGTCCGTGCCCATCTGGGAGGGCGGCCTGCGGGGTGGGCTCGTGCGCGAGCGTCGGAGCGTGGAGCAGCAGTCGGCCGAGACGCTGGAGAACACGCGGCGCACCGTGGAGGTGGAGGTGGCGCGGGCCAAGCGCAACGTGGGTGTCTCGGAGTCGTTGGTGAAGACCTCGGCCGCGTCGCGGGAGCTGGCCGCGAAGACGGATCAACTCACCCGCCGCGCCTACGAGGTGGGCCGCGGGAGCAGTTTGGAATTGGTGCAGAGCGGAGCGGCGTTGCGGCAGGCGGAGCTGTCGCTGGCTCTGCGTGAGTTCGAGCTCGTCCAGGCGCGCCTGGACGCATTCTTGACGGAGGCCCGGTGCGACTGGTGA